Proteins from one Actinomycetota bacterium genomic window:
- a CDS encoding protein-tyrosine phosphatase family protein yields MTQEREMDAYWDDFDEGVPDWEGPTHNRRLPSAPTRIAPWRPQCRHWREPVELLDGVTVFASAWFDRPQGHIDMEWPDVGMYLDGSWASVTMLCSPGFRPRFAQYRPSKLLVYPWPDLGVPREPGRFMRALHWVLNQAAQGKRVEIGCAGGHGRTGTTLAALLILQGMSTKRAVTRIRRTYCSEAIETKSQIQMLLRTTR; encoded by the coding sequence ATGACCCAAGAACGTGAGATGGACGCCTACTGGGACGACTTCGACGAGGGAGTGCCCGACTGGGAAGGACCCACGCACAACAGAAGGTTGCCGAGCGCGCCCACGCGGATCGCTCCATGGCGACCGCAATGCCGGCACTGGCGTGAACCCGTCGAATTGCTCGACGGTGTCACCGTGTTCGCGTCCGCTTGGTTCGACCGACCCCAAGGCCATATCGACATGGAATGGCCCGACGTCGGCATGTACCTTGACGGCAGTTGGGCAAGCGTCACGATGCTTTGCTCGCCGGGGTTCCGTCCACGCTTCGCGCAGTATCGGCCGTCGAAGCTGCTCGTTTACCCATGGCCGGACCTCGGCGTTCCACGCGAGCCAGGTAGGTTCATGCGCGCGTTGCACTGGGTACTGAACCAAGCCGCGCAAGGCAAGCGCGTCGAGATCGGATGTGCCGGCGGGCACGGACGCACCGGAACCACGCTTGCGGCGCTCCTGATCCTGCAAGGGATGAGCACGAAGCGAGCTGTCACTCGGATCCGGCGTACCTACTGCTCGGAGGCGATCGAAACGAAATCGCAGATACAGATGCTGCTACGCACAACGCGATGA